In Candidatus Lernaella stagnicola, the following proteins share a genomic window:
- a CDS encoding enoyl-CoA hydratase-related protein codes for MAYKNILLEIEAGVAVVIINRPHALNALNSATIKELQSAFDKIIKDKAVRAVVLTGAGEKAFVAGADISEMAKYNPLKANLFAALGQQLTLTIENCPKPVIAAVNGFALGGGTELAMACDFIYASANAKFGQPEIMLGIIPGFGGTQRLPRLVGKARAKELVLTGDRIDAEEARRIGLINKIFPAEMLLDEAKKTARRIAAFSRPAVQAAIDAINKGVDVDLPNALFLERQAFAILCSTKDQKEGMKAFLEKRKPDFKDK; via the coding sequence ATGGCTTACAAAAATATTCTGCTGGAAATCGAAGCCGGAGTGGCCGTGGTGATCATCAATCGGCCGCACGCACTCAACGCGCTCAACAGCGCGACGATCAAGGAACTGCAAAGTGCCTTCGATAAGATCATCAAGGACAAGGCGGTGCGCGCCGTGGTGCTGACCGGCGCCGGTGAAAAAGCCTTTGTGGCCGGAGCCGACATCAGCGAGATGGCCAAATACAATCCATTGAAAGCCAATCTTTTCGCAGCGTTGGGCCAACAACTCACGCTGACGATCGAAAATTGCCCGAAGCCGGTCATCGCTGCGGTAAACGGCTTCGCCCTGGGCGGCGGCACGGAACTGGCAATGGCCTGCGATTTCATCTACGCCTCGGCCAACGCCAAATTCGGCCAGCCGGAAATCATGTTGGGCATCATCCCGGGCTTCGGCGGCACGCAGCGCTTGCCGCGCCTGGTCGGCAAAGCCAGGGCCAAAGAGCTGGTGCTCACCGGTGACAGGATCGACGCGGAGGAAGCTCGGCGCATCGGATTGATCAACAAAATTTTCCCCGCGGAGATGTTGTTGGACGAAGCGAAGAAAACGGCGCGGCGCATCGCCGCATTCAGTCGTCCGGCCGTGCAGGCGGCGATTGATGCCATCAACAAGGGCGTGGACGTGGACTTGCCCAACGCCCTATTCCTGGAACGCCAGGCTTTCGCGATTCTCTGCTCGACGAAGGATCAAAAAGAAGGCATGAAAGCGTTTCTGGAAAAGCGTAAACCGGATTTCAAGGACAAATAA